A window of the Lagopus muta isolate bLagMut1 chromosome 1, bLagMut1 primary, whole genome shotgun sequence genome harbors these coding sequences:
- the LOC125697086 gene encoding ovostatin-like, translating to MWSRILLSVVTLSWIVAVSSELQYVLLVPTVVRSNSPQTACVQFQSLSEPLSLSVVLEYSNIQTTLFEDFVTKNDYFTCCDFKVPPATSDPLAFISFSAKGNTVNITERRSVAIENVHNTLFIQTDKPIYKPGQKGCWGAGVS from the exons ATGTGGTCAAGGATTCTTCTGAGTGTTGTCACCTTGAGCTGGATTGTCGCAGTGTCTTCTGAACT TCAATACGTGCTGCTGGTGCCAACTGTGGTGCGGAGCAACTCTCCACAGACTGCTTGTGTGCAGTTTCAGAGTCTCAGTGAGCCTCTGTCTCTGAGTGTTGTTCTGGAATACAGCAATATACAGACAACTCTCTTCGAGGATTTTGTgacaaaaaatgattatttcacGTGCTGCGACTTcaag GTTCCTCCTGCTACTTCTGATCCCCTGGCGTTCATATCCTTCTCTGCCAAAGGCAACACAGTCAACATAACTGAGAGAAGATCAGTGGCGATTGAGAATGTGCATAACACTCTCTTCATCCAGACAGACAAGCCCATCTACAAACCAGGGCAAAAAGGTTGCTGGGGAGCTGGAGTCAGCTAG
- the LOC125695492 gene encoding late histone H2A.2.2-like gives MERPMEGSSTPEAEGVCTVPEQKREPEATCSGEPSTSREAKAKKSRTSRSSRAGLLFPVSRTDRQLRRGQFAERFGASAPVYLAAVLQWVTHKTMDMAGRISKKSKQQCISPCHLQMAVKNSSVLKHLLGSGPKRRGRAVPQSQRMASPSKRKKTERRKRSHRRQAAPARATAAVTVK, from the coding sequence ATGGAGAGACCTATGGAAGGAAGCAGCACACCCGAAGCAGAGGGGGTCTGCACTGTGCCCGAGCAAAAGAGGGAGCCTGAGGCGACGTGCTCTGGGGAGCCTTCCACCAGCCGGGAAGCAAAGGCCAAAAAGAGTCGCACCTCCCGCTCCTCCCGGGCTGGGCTGCTCTTCCCTGTGAGCCGCACAGACAGGCAGCTACGCAGAGGACAGTTTGCTGAACGCTTTGGAGCCAGCGCTCCTGTCTACCTGGCTGCTGTGCTACAGTGGGTGACGCACAAGACCATGGACATGGCTGGGAGGATTTCTAAGAAGAGCAAGCAACAGTGCATCTCTCCATGCCACTTGCAGATGGCTGTGAAGAACAGCTCTGTACTCAAGCACCTTCTGGGAAGTGGGCCCAAGCGCCGTGGCAGGGCTGTCCCGCAAAGCCAGCGGATGGCCTCACCCTCCAAAAGGAAGAAGACcgagaggaggaagagaagccACAGGCGACAGGCTGCACCTGCTCGcgccactgctgctgtcactgtcaaGTGA